A single genomic interval of uncultured Desulfobacter sp. harbors:
- a CDS encoding diacylglycerol kinase family protein, which translates to MSFSIKKRLQSFVYAVRGIVTLVKTQHNAWIHLFATLGVISFGFHFGVSGAEWSLLIVAIIVVWFAEALNTAVEFLADTITKEHHPLIGNAKDVAAGGVLVASIGAAAIGIIVFWPYVSRILGAKS; encoded by the coding sequence ATGAGCTTCAGTATCAAAAAACGACTCCAAAGTTTTGTCTATGCAGTCCGGGGAATTGTAACCCTCGTTAAAACTCAACATAATGCATGGATTCATTTGTTTGCCACTCTGGGAGTGATTTCTTTTGGTTTTCATTTTGGTGTATCCGGAGCTGAATGGTCATTATTGATCGTCGCAATAATTGTCGTCTGGTTTGCGGAGGCGTTGAATACGGCAGTAGAATTTCTTGCAGATACAATTACAAAGGAACATCATCCTTTAATAGGAAACGCGAAGGATGTTGCAGCCGGCGGCGTTTTGGTCGCCTCAATTGGCGCAGCGGCAATAGGGATTATTGTATTTTGGCCCTATGTCAGCCGGATTTTGGGAGCAAAAAGCTAA
- a CDS encoding serpin family protein, which produces MQGKTKVITLSVVLLGLACGIVHAAGQINERILVQDNSAFAMDLYQKLRVSDGNIFLSPYSISTALAMTYGGARGNTEKEMAKTLRFSLDQDNLHQAFAQEESRLNKIQKSGNIKLSVANSLWPQQDYKFLDQYLSLVKKNYGVSITPVDYKRAREAARKMINRWVEDKTQDKIRDLIQPGTLDALTRLALVNAIYFKGDWQSQFKADKTKDAPFHISSGKFIQAPMMTQQNKFKYADLGSFEMLELPYVGNEMSMIVLLPKEIDGLKQLEDDLSIENLEQWKARLNKRELIVFLPKFKMTSMFRLDNTLKSMGMVDAFSSLKANFAGMDGRPDWLHIGAVIHKAFVDVNEEGTEAAAATAVVVTAQSMPAPIPVFHADHPFIFLIQDNETGSILFMGRMNNPTKTGE; this is translated from the coding sequence ATGCAAGGTAAAACCAAAGTAATCACTCTGTCTGTTGTCCTGCTGGGCTTGGCCTGTGGCATAGTTCATGCGGCCGGACAAATCAACGAGAGAATCCTTGTTCAAGATAATTCCGCCTTTGCGATGGATCTCTATCAGAAGCTCCGCGTATCGGACGGAAACATATTTTTATCGCCCTACAGTATTTCTACGGCCCTTGCGATGACATATGGCGGCGCCCGAGGCAACACCGAAAAGGAGATGGCGAAAACACTCAGATTTTCACTGGATCAAGACAATCTTCATCAAGCATTTGCGCAGGAGGAATCAAGGCTCAACAAGATACAAAAATCCGGCAATATCAAGTTGAGCGTAGCAAACTCCCTCTGGCCACAACAGGATTATAAGTTTCTTGATCAATACCTGTCCCTCGTCAAGAAGAACTACGGCGTCTCGATCACTCCTGTTGACTACAAGCGCGCACGAGAAGCTGCACGGAAAATGATCAACAGATGGGTGGAAGACAAAACACAGGACAAGATAAGAGACCTCATTCAGCCCGGCACTCTTGACGCTTTAACTAGGCTTGCATTGGTAAATGCTATCTACTTCAAGGGGGATTGGCAAAGCCAATTCAAAGCTGACAAGACAAAGGATGCTCCCTTTCATATATCTTCCGGGAAGTTCATTCAAGCGCCAATGATGACCCAGCAGAATAAGTTCAAATATGCTGATTTAGGTTCCTTTGAGATGCTTGAGTTACCGTATGTCGGGAATGAAATGTCAATGATCGTGCTGCTACCCAAAGAAATTGACGGTCTCAAACAGCTCGAGGACGACTTATCCATAGAGAACCTTGAACAGTGGAAGGCGCGATTGAACAAGAGAGAATTGATTGTGTTCTTGCCGAAGTTCAAAATGACGTCCATGTTCAGGTTGGACAATACACTAAAATCAATGGGCATGGTTGATGCATTTAGCAGCTTAAAGGCTAATTTCGCTGGGATGGACGGCAGACCCGACTGGTTACACATCGGGGCTGTAATTCATAAGGCTTTTGTTGACGTGAATGAGGAAGGTACAGAGGCGGCTGCCGCAACAGCAGTAGTCGTCACAGCACAAAGTATGCCGGCTCCTATCCCTGTTTTCCATGCGGATCACCCCTTTATTTTCCTGATTCAGGATAATGAGACAGGAAGCATTCTTTTTATGGGGAGAATGAACAACCCAACAAAAACAGGAGAATAG
- a CDS encoding lactate utilization protein — MKNPIDNYWKLKLENVKEALESNNFEVFIADNSEEASKIVLEKIIPNANIKSISWGGSMTFVGTGLYDALKDQEKFKILDTYDKSLSNDEKTQLRREALLTDLFVTGTNALTEDGCLVNLDMIGNRVGALTFGPKYVLVLTGRNKIVPDINTAMERIKNYVAPTNAMRLDMKTPCVKTGECSECKASERICNSWTITQKSFPQKRVKIVLINEDQGL, encoded by the coding sequence ATGAAAAATCCAATCGATAATTACTGGAAGCTTAAACTTGAAAATGTAAAAGAAGCTCTTGAATCAAACAATTTTGAAGTATTTATTGCTGATAATTCAGAGGAAGCTTCAAAAATAGTTTTGGAAAAAATCATACCCAATGCAAACATTAAAAGCATATCATGGGGCGGTTCTATGACATTTGTGGGGACAGGGCTTTATGATGCACTGAAAGATCAAGAGAAATTTAAAATTCTAGATACCTATGATAAATCCTTATCCAATGATGAAAAAACACAGCTGAGACGAGAGGCTCTTTTAACGGATCTTTTTGTCACCGGGACAAATGCCTTAACCGAAGACGGTTGTTTGGTAAACCTTGACATGATCGGAAACAGAGTTGGAGCACTGACATTCGGCCCTAAATATGTTCTAGTCCTTACGGGAAGAAATAAAATTGTTCCGGATATCAACACTGCTATGGAAAGGATTAAAAATTATGTTGCCCCCACTAATGCAATGCGTCTTGATATGAAAACACCCTGCGTTAAGACAGGGGAATGTTCTGAATGTAAAGCAAGTGAAAGAATCTGCAACTCCTGGACAATCACGCAAAAATCTTTTCCCCAAAAGAGGGTTAAGATTGTATTGATAAATGAAGATCAGGGATTATAA
- a CDS encoding cytochrome B6: protein MAVKSERAERQKELLNSRYDLSKKTTDEVTMSGGKPIPVGPTANLQGTTWENLDKMTPEQIKENGEFPYKPLPFADHAEGGMLFPEMITKSLPRLTRFDLDFDLPEHILPDPAPSIYLTTRPDLGDVAKGRLITIENYYEIFNGILNPKQLEGLRLLVTQFPQQQFNATEDRRTDRPDGMLGVTCFDCHANGHTNGANHLVGDIRPQEFRHRIETPTLRGVNIQRLFGSQRALKTVEDFTEFEQRAAYFDGDICMAAKKGVNVLERGSQVHAMAEFLAILDFPPASKLNIYGELDKTKANSSELRGENLFNGKARCAACHPAPYYTDNSMHNLKAERFYKQEMVNGMMMAHDGPIKTFPLRGIKDSPPYMHDGRCFTLEDTVEYFNLIQQLHLKTQEKKDLVAFLRTL, encoded by the coding sequence ATGGCAGTAAAAAGCGAGCGTGCCGAACGCCAAAAAGAATTATTAAACTCGCGATATGATCTTTCAAAAAAGACCACGGATGAGGTCACCATGTCGGGAGGAAAGCCCATCCCAGTTGGGCCGACAGCCAACCTTCAGGGAACAACCTGGGAAAACCTTGATAAAATGACTCCCGAACAAATAAAAGAAAACGGAGAATTCCCTTACAAACCCTTACCGTTTGCTGACCATGCTGAAGGAGGGATGCTTTTCCCGGAGATGATCACAAAATCTTTGCCAAGGCTGACTCGTTTTGACCTGGATTTCGATCTGCCCGAACATATTCTTCCAGACCCTGCCCCGTCAATTTATCTGACCACCCGTCCCGACCTCGGCGATGTGGCAAAGGGACGATTGATTACCATCGAAAATTACTATGAGATATTTAACGGTATTTTGAATCCCAAACAGCTTGAAGGCCTTAGACTCCTGGTTACCCAGTTTCCCCAACAACAATTCAACGCGACCGAAGACCGTCGAACCGACAGGCCCGACGGCATGCTGGGCGTAACCTGTTTCGATTGTCACGCCAACGGCCATACTAACGGCGCTAACCATCTAGTAGGTGACATTCGACCCCAGGAATTCAGGCACCGCATTGAAACCCCCACCTTGAGAGGCGTAAATATCCAGAGACTTTTTGGTTCTCAGCGTGCGCTTAAAACCGTAGAGGATTTCACCGAATTCGAACAGCGCGCCGCTTACTTTGACGGAGACATCTGCATGGCTGCAAAAAAAGGGGTTAACGTTCTTGAAAGAGGCTCCCAGGTACACGCCATGGCAGAATTTCTTGCAATCCTGGATTTTCCCCCAGCCTCTAAGCTCAACATTTACGGCGAGCTGGACAAAACCAAGGCTAATTCCAGCGAACTGCGCGGTGAGAATCTTTTCAACGGTAAGGCTCGTTGCGCCGCATGCCACCCAGCCCCATACTACACCGACAACAGTATGCATAACCTAAAGGCTGAGCGTTTTTACAAACAAGAAATGGTAAATGGCATGATGATGGCCCACGACGGCCCCATTAAAACGTTCCCCTTGAGAGGCATCAAGGACTCCCCACCATATATGCACGATGGAAGATGTTTTACCCTTGAGGACACAGTTGAATATTTTAATCTTATTCAGCAACTTCACTTGAAGACTCAGGAAAAAAAGGATCTGGTTGCTTTCTTGCGCACTTTATAG
- a CDS encoding adenylate kinase, whose product MNILFFGPNGSGKGTQGKILKDKYNIAHVESGAIFRDNIKGGTELGKKAKEYIDKGDLVPDDITIPMMIDRIKQDDCKNGWLLDGFPRNKVQSEKLHAALNEQGIKLDYVIEMLLDREIAKNRIMGRRLCENDNNHPNNIFIDAIKPDGDKCRVCGGALSTRADDQDEAAIDKRHSIYYDTDTGTLASSYYFRDLPDADFKYIVLNGEQALPDVTAELISKL is encoded by the coding sequence ATGAACATTTTATTTTTCGGCCCCAACGGCAGTGGCAAAGGCACCCAAGGAAAAATTCTGAAAGACAAATACAACATTGCTCATGTTGAATCCGGTGCTATTTTCCGTGACAACATCAAGGGCGGCACCGAACTTGGCAAAAAAGCCAAAGAATATATTGATAAGGGTGACCTGGTGCCTGATGATATCACCATCCCCATGATGATCGACCGTATCAAACAGGATGACTGCAAAAACGGCTGGCTGCTGGATGGTTTTCCAAGAAATAAAGTTCAGTCTGAAAAACTGCATGCCGCACTGAACGAACAGGGCATCAAACTTGACTACGTTATCGAAATGCTTCTGGACCGTGAAATTGCCAAAAACAGAATTATGGGCAGACGGTTGTGTGAAAATGACAACAACCACCCCAACAACATTTTTATCGATGCCATTAAGCCTGACGGAGACAAATGCCGGGTATGCGGCGGTGCATTGAGCACCCGTGCCGACGACCAGGACGAGGCTGCCATCGACAAACGCCACTCCATTTATTATGACACCGATACCGGCACCCTGGCCTCTTCTTATTACTTCAGAGATCTGCCTGATGCAGATTTCAAATACATCGTCCTGAACGGCGAGCAGGCACTGCCCGACGTAACTGCAGAACTGATCTCCAAGCTGTAA
- a CDS encoding CTP synthase produces MAEITKYIFVTGGVLSSLGKGLASAAIGMLLESRGLTVTIQKLDPYINVDPGTMNPFQHGEVFVTDDGAETDLDLGHYERFTNAKLGKNNNFTTGKIYDQVINKERRGEYLGGTVQVIPHITDEIKRAISLVSQDTDVVIVEIGGTIGDIESLPFLEAIRQFKADAGANNVIYIHLTLVPYIKTACEVKTKPTQHSVKELRSIGIQPDILLCRTESLLSQDIKNKIALFCNVGADAVFTAKDVDCIYDVPIVYNEEGLGDMILKKLSMWARAPRIDGWREMVERLKNPRHNVTIAIVGKYVDLTESYKSLNEALTHGGISNDTKVNLKFVDSSSLTKQNVAEVLSKVDGVLVPGGFGTRGIEGKILAAGFARENKVPFFGICLGMQMAVIEIARNLAGLEDANSEEFDIDTPYPVIYLMKEWVDEQTGKVEKRDESSDKGGTMRLGAYPCLLVENTFAMNAYKTENISERHRHRFEFNNEYKDKLVEAGLVISGTSPDHDLVEIVELKDHPWFLGCQFHPEFKSKPMAPHPLFKAFIKAALKNKK; encoded by the coding sequence ATGGCTGAGATAACTAAATATATTTTTGTAACAGGCGGGGTGTTATCATCATTGGGCAAGGGACTGGCTTCGGCGGCCATTGGTATGCTTCTGGAAAGCCGGGGGTTGACCGTGACCATCCAGAAACTGGATCCTTACATAAATGTTGACCCTGGAACCATGAACCCCTTCCAGCACGGAGAAGTGTTTGTTACCGATGACGGCGCGGAAACCGATCTTGACCTGGGGCATTATGAACGGTTTACCAATGCCAAACTAGGAAAGAACAACAATTTTACCACGGGAAAAATTTATGACCAGGTGATCAACAAGGAACGGCGGGGCGAGTACCTTGGCGGGACTGTTCAAGTGATCCCCCATATAACTGACGAGATTAAACGGGCCATCTCCCTGGTTTCCCAAGACACCGATGTGGTTATTGTTGAAATCGGCGGCACCATCGGTGACATCGAATCTCTTCCTTTTCTTGAGGCCATCCGCCAGTTCAAGGCCGATGCCGGCGCTAACAACGTGATTTACATCCACCTGACCCTGGTGCCCTATATTAAAACCGCCTGTGAGGTCAAAACCAAACCGACCCAGCACAGTGTCAAGGAACTTCGAAGCATCGGCATCCAGCCGGATATCCTTTTGTGCCGTACGGAGAGCCTTTTGAGCCAGGACATTAAAAACAAAATTGCCCTGTTCTGCAATGTCGGAGCTGATGCCGTATTCACCGCCAAGGATGTGGACTGTATTTATGATGTGCCCATCGTATACAACGAAGAAGGCCTGGGGGACATGATTCTTAAAAAATTGAGCATGTGGGCCCGGGCACCTCGCATTGACGGCTGGCGGGAAATGGTGGAGCGCCTGAAAAATCCAAGGCATAATGTCACCATCGCCATTGTGGGCAAATATGTGGATTTGACCGAGAGCTATAAAAGCCTGAACGAGGCACTGACCCATGGCGGTATCTCCAATGATACCAAGGTAAATCTGAAATTTGTGGATTCTTCCTCCCTGACAAAGCAGAATGTGGCTGAGGTGCTGTCCAAGGTCGATGGTGTTCTGGTTCCGGGCGGGTTCGGAACCCGGGGGATTGAAGGAAAGATTCTTGCGGCCGGGTTTGCCCGTGAAAACAAAGTGCCCTTTTTCGGTATCTGCCTGGGGATGCAGATGGCCGTGATTGAGATTGCACGCAATCTTGCCGGTCTGGAAGATGCCAACAGCGAAGAATTTGATATCGACACGCCCTATCCGGTGATCTACCTGATGAAAGAGTGGGTGGACGAGCAGACCGGCAAGGTGGAGAAACGCGATGAATCCTCGGATAAAGGCGGCACCATGCGCTTAGGTGCCTACCCCTGTCTTCTGGTTGAAAATACCTTTGCCATGAATGCCTACAAGACTGAAAATATTTCCGAGCGGCATCGCCACCGTTTTGAGTTCAATAATGAATACAAGGATAAACTGGTGGAAGCCGGACTTGTTATTTCAGGGACATCCCCGGACCATGACCTGGTGGAAATTGTGGAACTTAAAGATCATCCATGGTTTCTGGGCTGCCAGTTTCATCCGGAATTCAAGTCCAAACCCATGGCTCCCCATCCGCTTTTCAAGGCCTTTATCAAGGCTGCCCTGAAAAATAAAAAATGA
- the rpsU gene encoding 30S ribosomal protein S21 — MKEITVTVIDNDVEKALRILKKKIQNDGLFKRLKVKKHFEKPCQYRRRKMREAMRRKTLSVQKT, encoded by the coding sequence TTGAAAGAAATTACTGTCACAGTTATTGATAATGACGTTGAAAAAGCGTTGCGTATTCTGAAGAAAAAAATTCAGAATGACGGACTGTTTAAACGTCTCAAGGTAAAGAAACATTTCGAAAAACCTTGTCAGTACAGAAGACGTAAGATGAGAGAGGCAATGAGAAGAAAAACCTTGTCAGTACAGAAGACGTAA
- a CDS encoding alpha/beta hydrolase, which produces MSEEFITITGAGDICLEGYLNRRETGKAVVLAHPHPLYGGNMDVPVICRMAECFQSAGIATLRFNFRGTGGSSGKFDEGLGEQDDVRSALEFLSDQGYDQLFLAGYSFGSWVNAHVVSAGVDLYDHIMVSPPAALLSFDQVEQLPNTGLIITGENDELAPVSLVQDLLSKWKITPRVEVLSNVDHFYGGALDTLGDVLLDYLQS; this is translated from the coding sequence ATGAGTGAAGAATTCATCACCATAACCGGCGCAGGCGATATCTGTCTTGAGGGGTATTTAAACCGCCGGGAGACAGGAAAAGCTGTGGTACTGGCTCATCCCCATCCCCTTTACGGCGGAAACATGGATGTACCTGTGATATGCCGGATGGCCGAGTGCTTTCAATCTGCCGGGATTGCCACCCTGCGTTTTAATTTTAGAGGTACCGGGGGCAGTTCCGGAAAATTTGACGAAGGCCTTGGCGAACAGGATGATGTCAGAAGCGCTTTAGAATTTTTATCCGATCAGGGGTATGATCAGCTTTTTCTTGCCGGATATTCTTTTGGTTCATGGGTAAATGCCCATGTGGTCAGTGCCGGTGTTGATCTCTACGATCATATTATGGTATCGCCGCCGGCAGCCTTGTTGAGTTTTGACCAGGTGGAGCAGTTGCCTAATACAGGACTGATTATTACTGGTGAAAATGATGAGTTGGCGCCTGTTTCTCTGGTGCAGGATCTTTTATCTAAATGGAAAATTACCCCCCGGGTAGAGGTCCTTTCCAATGTAGATCATTTTTATGGTGGTGCCCTGGACACGTTGGGAGACGTTCTTTTAGACTACCTGCAGTCCTGA
- a CDS encoding folylpolyglutamate synthase/dihydrofolate synthase family protein has product MTPPSYKLCLEKIYKLGRFGIKLELDTISNILSHLNTPQNNYNMVHVAGTNGKGSTATCIASILRAAGFKTGIYTSPHLVRFNERICVNGQQISDADVISAYEAVNVADNRLSQGSRRATFFEIVTAMAFYHFAKEKAEWAVIETGMGGRFDATNIITPKVGVITNLSIEHTDYLGHTIRDLAREKGGIIKPGVPAVTAVSQPSGIDKLTKVAKDRGSALYRFKNDFSIRKNPGRSTYNYKGIYQNFKDLTKPLPGEHQRENLSLALAAVELIFKQNQGIDPRYNLSRELVHKGLAHVKWPGRLEKIMDHPLVILDGAHNLKASVLLGKYLNQTLGDKKLTLVIGILDDKPYEAMLAQLLPMAQRVIVTKAKINRSIDPAVLTAAVKKSFKGELQVIEDVKDAVSYAISTSRNKDAICIAGSLYVVGEAKEKFDMDFIEA; this is encoded by the coding sequence ATGACACCCCCCTCTTATAAACTGTGCCTGGAAAAGATTTACAAACTGGGCCGGTTTGGTATCAAACTTGAGCTGGATACCATTTCAAATATCCTTTCACACCTCAACACCCCCCAGAATAATTACAACATGGTCCATGTGGCCGGAACCAACGGCAAGGGCTCCACTGCGACCTGCATTGCGTCAATCCTCAGAGCTGCAGGGTTTAAAACGGGTATCTACACAAGCCCCCACCTGGTCCGATTCAATGAACGGATCTGCGTGAACGGGCAACAGATCAGCGATGCAGATGTGATCAGCGCATACGAAGCCGTAAACGTCGCAGACAATAGATTGAGCCAAGGATCACGCCGGGCTACTTTTTTTGAAATTGTCACGGCCATGGCCTTTTACCATTTTGCCAAAGAGAAGGCGGAATGGGCGGTCATTGAAACCGGTATGGGGGGCAGATTTGACGCCACCAACATTATTACGCCAAAGGTCGGTGTTATCACTAATCTCTCCATTGAGCACACCGATTACCTTGGACATACCATCAGGGACCTGGCCCGGGAAAAAGGCGGCATTATAAAACCAGGAGTGCCTGCAGTTACGGCCGTGTCCCAGCCATCGGGAATAGACAAGCTGACCAAAGTAGCCAAAGATCGGGGATCAGCCCTTTACCGGTTTAAAAATGACTTTTCCATCCGCAAAAACCCTGGCCGGTCAACATATAATTACAAGGGAATTTATCAAAATTTCAAAGACCTGACCAAACCGTTACCCGGAGAACATCAGCGGGAAAACCTTTCTTTAGCCCTGGCTGCCGTTGAACTGATTTTTAAACAGAACCAAGGAATTGACCCACGATATAATTTGAGCCGGGAACTGGTTCACAAAGGGCTTGCCCATGTCAAGTGGCCGGGCCGCCTTGAAAAGATCATGGATCACCCCCTGGTTATCCTGGACGGGGCCCACAATCTCAAGGCATCCGTTCTGCTGGGCAAATACCTCAACCAAACGTTGGGGGATAAAAAGCTAACGCTTGTCATCGGTATTTTGGATGACAAACCCTATGAAGCCATGCTGGCTCAGCTTTTGCCCATGGCCCAGCGAGTCATTGTAACCAAGGCCAAGATCAACCGCAGCATTGACCCTGCGGTGCTGACCGCAGCAGTCAAAAAAAGCTTTAAAGGAGAACTGCAGGTTATCGAAGATGTGAAAGATGCTGTATCCTATGCAATTTCAACAAGTCGCAATAAAGACGCCATATGCATTGCAGGTTCCCTGTATGTGGTGGGAGAGGCTAAGGAAAAATTCGATATGGATTTTATTGAGGCTTAA
- the tsaA gene encoding tRNA (N6-threonylcarbamoyladenosine(37)-N6)-methyltransferase TrmO — MKMEINPIGKIHSPFKEPEGMPIQPTGANGVQGTVEIFDKFKAGLKDLEGFSHIILLYVFHRSKGYNLQVIPFMDDTPRGVFATRAPKRPNPIGLSVVKLERIENGILHVQNIDILDETPLLDIKPYVQDFDRPQNVRSGWIAHSRDKVSIKKSDDRFK; from the coding sequence ATGAAGATGGAAATCAATCCTATTGGAAAAATTCACTCTCCGTTTAAAGAACCGGAAGGCATGCCTATTCAACCAACCGGGGCGAACGGAGTACAAGGAACTGTCGAAATATTTGACAAGTTCAAAGCCGGACTGAAGGATCTTGAAGGCTTTTCACACATTATCCTGCTGTACGTCTTTCACCGTAGTAAGGGTTACAATTTGCAGGTTATTCCATTCATGGACGACACCCCCCGGGGAGTCTTTGCAACACGTGCACCTAAAAGGCCTAATCCAATAGGTCTGTCTGTTGTCAAATTGGAACGAATAGAAAACGGAATTCTTCATGTTCAAAACATTGACATTCTTGATGAGACTCCTCTTCTCGACATAAAGCCGTATGTACAGGATTTTGACCGTCCTCAAAACGTACGATCAGGCTGGATAGCACATTCGAGGGACAAGGTTTCAATAAAGAAGTCAGATGATCGATTTAAATAG
- a CDS encoding Lrp/AsnC family transcriptional regulator produces the protein MDRIDKKILNILQENGKITNAKLSRMVGISAPATLERVKRLETAGVISHFTAVVDPEKVGFSIMVIVSITLSLSKLSSVPLIKEKFSELEEVVECYQIAGAHDFILKVIAKDIKAYAEFMNEKLTRIQGIQSIQSSFVIDSLKDKKIFVLEAGDDS, from the coding sequence TTGGACCGGATTGATAAAAAAATACTGAATATTCTTCAGGAAAACGGTAAAATTACCAATGCCAAGTTGTCCAGAATGGTGGGAATTTCAGCACCTGCTACCTTAGAACGGGTAAAGCGCCTTGAAACAGCGGGCGTTATATCCCATTTTACGGCGGTGGTGGATCCGGAAAAGGTCGGATTCTCCATCATGGTTATTGTCAGCATTACACTGAGCTTGAGCAAGCTGTCCTCGGTGCCTTTGATCAAAGAAAAGTTTTCGGAACTTGAAGAGGTTGTGGAGTGTTACCAGATTGCCGGTGCCCATGATTTCATTCTCAAGGTCATTGCAAAGGATATCAAGGCCTATGCTGAATTTATGAACGAAAAATTGACCCGGATACAGGGCATCCAAAGCATCCAGTCCTCATTTGTCATCGACAGCCTAAAGGATAAAAAAATTTTTGTTCTGGAAGCCGGGGATGACAGCTGA
- the eno gene encoding phosphopyruvate hydratase, translated as MTELIDVRAREIIDSRGNPTVEVDVTLACGAQGRAAVPSGASTGTREALELRDKAENRFMGKGVLNAVANVNEVIAPEIIGYDAMDQAGLDRTMIDIDGTENKSRLGANAILGVSMAAARAAATANGIPLYRHIGGINARVMPVPMMNIINGGAHAANNLDIQEFMILPFGAANVSEAVRMGAETFHNLKKILKGKGLATGVGDEGGFAPDLQSNEEAIENIIAAIEAAGYRPGKDIGIGLDAAASEFYKDGKYVFASENREMSPTELIDYYESLIDKYPLVSIEDGLAEADWDNWEIMTQRLGNRIQIVGDDIFVTNPDIFKQGIARGVGNSILIKLNQIGTVTETLDTIQMAKDSGYTTVVSHRSGETEDSFIADLAVGVNSGQIKTGSMSRSDRVAKYNQLIRIEEELAECSVFPEDLFV; from the coding sequence ATGACGGAACTGATTGATGTCAGGGCAAGGGAAATTATTGATTCCAGGGGAAATCCTACGGTTGAAGTGGATGTGACCCTGGCCTGCGGCGCACAGGGGCGGGCCGCTGTTCCTTCTGGTGCCTCAACCGGTACAAGGGAGGCACTTGAGCTTCGTGATAAGGCCGAAAACCGTTTTATGGGCAAAGGTGTGCTTAATGCCGTGGCCAATGTCAATGAAGTCATAGCTCCGGAGATCATTGGCTATGATGCCATGGATCAGGCCGGACTGGACCGGACCATGATTGACATTGACGGAACTGAAAATAAATCACGGCTGGGTGCCAATGCTATTCTGGGCGTTTCCATGGCCGCCGCAAGGGCTGCAGCCACAGCCAACGGGATTCCATTGTACCGCCATATCGGCGGCATCAATGCACGGGTCATGCCTGTTCCCATGATGAATATCATAAACGGCGGAGCCCATGCTGCCAACAACCTGGATATCCAAGAGTTTATGATTCTTCCCTTTGGAGCAGCCAATGTATCCGAAGCGGTTCGCATGGGCGCGGAAACCTTTCATAACCTGAAAAAGATACTTAAAGGCAAGGGGCTTGCCACGGGCGTAGGTGATGAGGGCGGATTCGCTCCGGATCTTCAGTCCAATGAAGAGGCCATTGAAAATATTATTGCCGCCATTGAAGCGGCCGGCTATCGTCCGGGCAAGGACATCGGCATCGGCCTGGATGCCGCCGCCAGCGAGTTTTACAAAGACGGCAAGTATGTATTTGCCTCTGAAAACAGGGAAATGTCTCCTACTGAACTCATTGACTACTATGAAAGTCTGATTGACAAATATCCGTTGGTTTCCATTGAAGACGGTTTGGCAGAAGCGGACTGGGATAACTGGGAAATCATGACCCAGCGCCTGGGTAACCGTATTCAGATTGTGGGTGATGATATTTTTGTCACAAACCCGGATATTTTCAAACAAGGTATTGCAAGGGGGGTGGGCAATTCCATTCTGATTAAGCTTAACCAGATCGGCACCGTGACGGAAACCCTTGACACCATCCAGATGGCCAAGGATTCGGGATATACCACCGTGGTGTCCCACAGATCCGGTGAAACCGAAGACAGTTTTATTGCCGACCTTGCTGTGGGCGTGAATTCCGGACAGATAAAAACCGGCTCCATGTCCAGAAGTGACCGTGTTGCAAAATACAATCAACTGATTCGCATTGAAGAAGAACTGGCTGAGTGTTCCGTCTTTCCGGAAGATCTGTTTGTTTAA